AAGTAAATgggaaaaattttataaaaaaacataAAGTACGAACCTTCCTATTACACGTGTGTGAGGCGTTGATTATGTTGTTGATGTACTAGCCTACCCTGCTCTTGTTCCCACCAGCTTACGACGTCCATGAATTCACCGGATTCGGTGATCTCCTGCTTATAATACAGAGCTCCAGAAAAGGTTTCCGGACTTGCCGCATAAACGGTAGCTGCACCCTCTTCGCTATCCCCAGCGCCGCTATACGGCGATAGAATTTGAGGCTCGAGATTCTCTTCATTTTGCCCATAATATTCCGAAGGTGGAGATGCTACCGAATTAGGCGAGAGTCGGGAAAAATTCTGCGTGTTTGATAGAGTTCTTGGTTCGAGATTCTCTTCATCCCCTATCGAAGATGAGTAGTAATCACGGGGCGATGTAACTGCAGTTCGATTTGGTGACAATCTGAAAATCATTAATATAAACATTGTTATTACTTCAATCCGTTTTACTGGCGAtactttacatatttataacgATTATCCGGAGAAGGATATTATGCTAGAGTATTTAAGGCTTTAACATTTGATTAGTATAGTTGTATTAATTGAGATGATTTACAATTTCAGAGAGGATTAATTTAAACTTTAAATTTTAAGTTGggtcattttaaataaattgctaTATTGATCAacatatgaatataaaatgtaaaaaaaagaattacttGGATGTAGTTTTGTGTTTCCCAATTTCTTCGTCTTCATCTAGCTGTTCACCATCATCGTCTTCGACAGCAAGGACATCGTCTTCCAGGACAAGTCTCTCCCCAGAACCGTTGTGACTCGATGAAACAACGCTGCTGGTGGGCGAAGGCATACACTGCGTAGCACCAACATTCGAATCGTATTCAACCCCATCAGCTTCGGCGAGCAACCTTTGAAGTCCCCTAATGTACTCCACGGCCATTCGCAGGGTTTCTACTTTCGACAATTTCTTGCCTCTATCGCCATAACCTGCAGCGATGTGACTCGGAATGTGTTGTCTCAAAGTTGCGAATCCATTGTTCACCTGCTTAACCCGATTCCTCTCGCGTGCATTTCTTCGTGCAACCGCAACTGGCGGCGGCTGTCCGTTTTTTCCGTGTTTTTTCAATCTAGAAGGATCGTAGGGCGGCAACACGGTTGCAGAAGCGGTTGcgttagtattattattatttttgggGACTATCAGATGAGTTTGATTGCCG
This DNA window, taken from Bombus terrestris chromosome 3, iyBomTerr1.2, whole genome shotgun sequence, encodes the following:
- the LOC100651832 gene encoding uncharacterized protein LOC100651832, whose protein sequence is MTTMGVTVFCNRVQINGNDQEQLMLLRTLQDNESNIIGNQTHLIVPKNNNNTNATASATVLPPYDPSRLKKHGKNGQPPPVAVARRNARERNRVKQVNNGFATLRQHIPSHIAAGYGDRGKKLSKVETLRMAVEYIRGLQRLLAEADGVEYDSNVGATQCMPSPTSSVVSSSHNGSGERLVLEDDVLAVEDDDGEQLDEDEEIGKHKTTSKLSPNRTAVTSPRDYYSSSIGDEENLEPRTLSNTQNFSRLSPNSVASPPSEYYGQNEENLEPQILSPYSGAGDSEEGAATVYAASPETFSGALYYKQEITESGEFMDVVSWWEQEQGRLVHQQHNQRLTHV